One Ignavibacterium album JCM 16511 genomic region harbors:
- the hydE gene encoding [FeFe] hydrogenase H-cluster radical SAM maturase HydE, whose protein sequence is MKQEIYIADKKNLSDVLNKPKLNKDDIIYLLNLTDEKDISELIRKADSVRKEYCGDEVHLRGIIEFSNYCEQDCLYCGLRKSNHQLERYRISPDEIIETARKISSAGIKTVVLQSGEDFYYKKEVVTNIIRNIKAACDVAITLSLGERNFDEYYEWKSAGADRYLLKHETANEKLYSALHSHQKLEERLTHLKYLKSIGFQAGSGNIIGLPGQTIEDIADDILLCKEFDCDMCSFSPFIPSPETPMKSIPPADLKLTLKTMAVARIVLKNVHIPATTALSTLSPEGRKLGLTVGANVIMPNFTPDEYKDKYRIYANKKTYDPVKYVEDLKQMIHSMGRKIGTDKGHSLKKNY, encoded by the coding sequence ATGAAACAGGAAATTTACATTGCTGATAAAAAGAATCTTTCAGATGTACTGAATAAACCGAAGCTGAATAAAGATGATATAATTTATCTTTTGAACTTGACAGATGAAAAAGACATTTCAGAACTAATCAGGAAAGCGGATTCGGTGAGAAAAGAATATTGCGGTGATGAGGTTCATCTTCGCGGAATAATTGAATTCTCAAATTATTGTGAACAGGATTGTCTCTATTGTGGCTTAAGAAAAAGTAATCATCAGTTGGAAAGATATAGAATAAGTCCTGATGAGATTATTGAAACTGCCAGAAAAATTTCTTCAGCAGGAATCAAAACTGTTGTTCTTCAATCCGGAGAAGATTTTTACTACAAAAAAGAAGTTGTAACTAATATCATTAGAAATATCAAAGCTGCTTGTGATGTTGCAATAACTCTAAGCTTAGGCGAAAGAAATTTTGATGAATATTATGAATGGAAATCAGCCGGAGCGGATCGTTATTTGCTGAAGCACGAAACCGCAAATGAAAAATTATATTCAGCTTTACACTCTCATCAGAAACTTGAAGAACGATTAACTCATTTAAAGTATCTGAAATCGATCGGATTTCAGGCGGGCAGCGGAAACATTATTGGTCTGCCCGGACAAACAATTGAAGATATTGCTGATGATATTCTCCTTTGCAAAGAATTTGATTGTGATATGTGTTCATTCAGTCCATTTATCCCTTCACCTGAAACACCGATGAAAAGTATTCCTCCTGCAGATTTAAAATTAACATTAAAGACAATGGCAGTCGCGAGAATTGTTTTAAAGAATGTTCACATTCCTGCAACAACAGCTCTTTCAACACTCAGTCCTGAAGGCAGAAAATTAGGATTAACCGTTGGTGCTAATGTAATAATGCCAAACTTCACACCTGATGAGTACAAAGACAAATACAGAATTTACGCTAACAAAAAAACTTATGATCCCGTAAAGTATGTTGAAGACCTAAAGCAAATGATTCATTCGATGGGAAGAAAAATTGGTACAGATAAAGGGCATAGTTTGAAGAAAAATTATTGA
- the hydG gene encoding [FeFe] hydrogenase H-cluster radical SAM maturase HydG, whose protein sequence is MEFINESYINSLLEDEKLNHINLQREILLKASDAKGLTLRESAALLNISDPELLDELFHKAKEVKEKIYGNRLVLFAPLYVTNLCVNNCLYCAFRKDNKELKRRTLTVDEIEEEARYLVLTGQKRILLVAGEHPKKASMEFIGEAISRIYSININGNNIRRLNVNTAPLTLNDFKLLKSFGIGTYQCFQETYHYKTYKEMHPSGPKSDFAWRLYAMDRALQAGIDDVGIGALFGLTDYRFETLALLMHAADLDYKYGIGPHTISIPRLEPALNAPAAINPPHAVDDLSFKKIVAVIRLSVPYTGIILSTRERPELRRELFEVGVSQISAGSRTAPGAYKESQESLDEHELEQFQLGDHRSLDEVVKDITSLGYMPSFCTACYRSNRTGDRFMELAKTGNIGKICVPNAMATFEEYLNDFASEETRMIGKHFIDNELRKLSGATKRRTEEMIQKVDAGERDVYL, encoded by the coding sequence ATGGAATTCATAAACGAATCATACATCAATTCTTTATTAGAAGATGAAAAACTAAATCATATAAATCTTCAGCGCGAAATATTACTGAAAGCGTCGGATGCAAAAGGATTAACATTAAGAGAAAGCGCTGCTTTATTAAATATCTCCGATCCCGAACTTCTCGATGAATTGTTTCACAAAGCAAAGGAAGTAAAAGAAAAAATTTATGGAAACAGACTTGTTCTTTTTGCACCGCTCTATGTAACCAATCTTTGTGTAAATAATTGTCTTTACTGTGCATTCAGAAAGGATAATAAAGAATTAAAAAGACGAACATTAACTGTTGATGAGATTGAAGAAGAAGCGAGATATCTTGTTCTGACCGGACAAAAAAGAATTTTGCTTGTTGCAGGTGAACATCCTAAAAAAGCGAGCATGGAATTTATAGGTGAAGCTATTTCAAGAATTTATAGTATCAACATTAACGGAAATAATATCAGACGACTGAATGTTAATACTGCTCCGCTTACACTAAACGATTTCAAATTATTAAAAAGCTTTGGAATTGGGACTTATCAATGTTTTCAGGAAACATATCACTATAAAACTTATAAAGAGATGCATCCATCAGGACCGAAATCAGATTTTGCCTGGAGACTTTATGCAATGGACAGAGCGCTTCAGGCAGGTATTGATGATGTTGGAATCGGTGCTTTATTCGGATTAACTGATTATCGTTTCGAAACTCTTGCCCTTCTTATGCACGCTGCTGACTTAGATTATAAATATGGAATTGGTCCGCATACTATTTCAATTCCGAGACTTGAACCGGCACTCAACGCGCCTGCAGCAATAAATCCACCTCACGCAGTTGATGATTTATCTTTCAAAAAAATTGTTGCAGTAATCAGACTTTCAGTTCCGTACACAGGGATAATTCTTTCAACAAGAGAACGGCCTGAGCTTCGTCGTGAATTGTTTGAAGTTGGTGTATCTCAGATTAGTGCAGGCAGCAGAACAGCGCCCGGCGCTTACAAAGAATCTCAGGAAAGTCTTGATGAACACGAACTTGAGCAATTTCAGCTTGGTGATCACAGAAGTCTTGATGAAGTGGTAAAAGATATTACCTCACTTGGATATATGCCGAGCTTTTGCACTGCTTGCTATCGCTCTAACCGAACAGGCGACAGATTTATGGAGCTTGCAAAAACCGGAAACATCGGTAAGATATGCGTTCCAAATGCTATGGCAACTTTTGAAGAGTATCTTAATGATTTCGCTTCTGAAGAAACAAGAATGATTGGAAAACATTTCATTGATAATGAACTGAGAAAACTTTCCGGCGCAACTAAAAGAAGAACTGAAGAAATGATTCAGAAGGTTGATGCCGGCGAAAGAGATGTTTATTTATAA